A single Verrucomicrobiia bacterium DNA region contains:
- a CDS encoding Gfo/Idh/MocA family oxidoreductase: MNTQETNITPVSRRRFLKNSSLATASAVAAMSFPNILHAQTKPEFKAVIVGLGGRGTGAGGNFLEAAKTLGVNATIVGLADLFPGQIGACRQTLSKVGVEVPTANCFSGFDAYLKAINLPGVNYVILATPPGFRPAQFTAAIAAGKHVFTEKPVAVDGPGARMMYAAGEVAKKKGLKVVSGTQRRHHYAYQETIKRIQDGAIGDVTALRVYWVNGNPIWHRGVQGNSDLERQIHNWYHYIWLCADHIVEQHVHNIDVGNWVMGNQHPIRAWGMGARQQLGDKPGEIWDNFAVEFEYENGVRMHSYCGQIKREFSAVREAVVGCTGWSDPAGSIRPNAGKAWRYDGKRTPEYMQEHADLIQAIISDTELNEVEQVTNSTLTAIMGREAAYSGAVVEWDDMKASTFAYGPEQLYKDASKMEFGPFRTLKPPMPSEHDIFSNPPQVPVV, translated from the coding sequence ATGAACACACAAGAAACCAACATCACGCCGGTCTCTCGTCGGCGCTTCCTGAAAAACTCCAGTCTGGCGACGGCCTCGGCCGTGGCCGCCATGAGTTTTCCCAACATTTTACACGCGCAAACCAAGCCGGAATTCAAGGCGGTCATTGTGGGCTTGGGCGGACGCGGAACCGGTGCGGGAGGTAATTTTTTGGAGGCGGCCAAGACCCTTGGAGTCAACGCCACCATCGTTGGCTTGGCTGATCTCTTTCCCGGTCAGATTGGCGCGTGCCGCCAAACCTTGAGCAAAGTGGGCGTCGAAGTGCCCACCGCCAATTGTTTCTCGGGATTCGACGCTTACTTGAAGGCGATCAATTTGCCGGGCGTCAACTACGTCATTCTGGCGACGCCGCCGGGATTCCGCCCCGCGCAGTTCACGGCCGCGATTGCCGCCGGCAAACATGTGTTCACTGAAAAGCCGGTGGCCGTGGATGGTCCTGGCGCGCGGATGATGTACGCGGCTGGAGAGGTGGCTAAAAAGAAGGGACTCAAAGTGGTGTCGGGAACGCAACGTCGCCATCACTACGCCTACCAGGAAACCATCAAGCGAATTCAGGACGGGGCAATTGGTGACGTGACCGCCTTGCGCGTTTACTGGGTCAATGGAAATCCGATCTGGCATCGCGGAGTGCAAGGCAACAGCGATTTGGAACGACAAATCCATAACTGGTATCACTACATCTGGTTGTGCGCGGATCACATCGTGGAGCAACACGTGCATAACATTGACGTGGGCAACTGGGTCATGGGTAATCAACATCCAATCCGGGCCTGGGGCATGGGCGCGCGGCAGCAACTTGGCGATAAGCCGGGTGAGATTTGGGACAACTTCGCGGTGGAATTCGAGTACGAAAACGGGGTGCGCATGCACAGTTACTGCGGCCAGATCAAACGCGAGTTCTCGGCCGTCCGTGAAGCGGTGGTGGGTTGCACTGGTTGGTCGGATCCGGCGGGCAGCATCCGGCCCAACGCCGGCAAAGCCTGGCGTTATGACGGCAAGCGCACCCCGGAATACATGCAGGAACATGCGGACTTGATCCAGGCGATCATTTCCGACACCGAGCTTAATGAAGTTGAACAGGTGACCAACAGCACGCTGACGGCGATCATGGGTCGCGAAGCGGCTTACAGTGGCGCGGTGGTGGAATGGGATGATATGAAGGCTTCCACTTTTGCCTACGGTCCGGAGCAGCTTTACAAGGACGCCAGCAAGATGGAGTTCGGTCCGTTCCGCACGCTCAAGCCGCCGATGCCCAGCGAGCACGATATTTTCAGCAATCCGCCCCAGGTGCCGGTGGTTTAA
- a CDS encoding DUF5684 domain-containing protein, which yields MTANRLLFWLGMGMLCFIGSIPGRAADRQLPYLKSETTTYSNVTVYSQTERDLYIHHDGGLENIRISDLDEESLRALGLKTEPKESPSAILLVRAKDVSTAVTHLTDSIGNVNSTNFSAWLTQLRQDPQQLVPAGWGWNILAALGLIYLLVCLGLRTICRNAGAPAGALIFVPLLQLLPLLRAARMPLWGFILFFIPVVNIGMQVWWSFAIVKACGKGVGTAIALLLPVVNLLAFIYLAVSKGTAPTEAVIAADPIPNQA from the coding sequence ATGACTGCCAATCGCCTTCTATTCTGGCTCGGGATGGGAATGCTGTGTTTTATCGGCTCGATTCCGGGTCGCGCTGCGGATCGGCAGCTTCCTTACCTTAAAAGTGAGACAACGACTTACAGCAATGTGACAGTTTACAGCCAGACCGAGCGCGACCTGTATATTCATCATGATGGCGGGTTGGAGAACATCCGCATCAGTGATCTGGACGAGGAGTCGTTGCGCGCGTTGGGGCTGAAGACCGAACCGAAAGAATCGCCCTCAGCCATTTTGCTCGTGAGAGCGAAGGATGTCTCGACCGCCGTGACGCACCTGACCGACTCCATCGGCAACGTCAATTCCACGAACTTCTCCGCCTGGTTGACGCAACTGCGCCAGGACCCGCAACAACTTGTTCCGGCGGGCTGGGGATGGAACATCTTGGCCGCCCTGGGTTTGATTTACTTGTTGGTTTGCCTGGGATTGCGGACCATCTGTCGCAACGCCGGCGCCCCGGCGGGCGCGTTGATTTTTGTGCCCTTGTTACAACTGTTGCCGTTGCTGCGGGCGGCGCGGATGCCGCTCTGGGGCTTCATCCTGTTTTTCATTCCGGTGGTAAACATCGGCATGCAAGTCTGGTGGTCCTTCGCCATCGTCAAAGCCTGCGGCAAAGGGGTGGGCACGGCCATCGCGCTCCTGCTGCCCGTGGTGAACTTGTTGGCCTTCATTTATCTGGCGGTTTCCAAAGGAACTGCTCCGACTGAAGCCGTGATCGCCGCGGACCCGATTCCCAATCAAGCCTAA